The proteins below come from a single Providencia rettgeri genomic window:
- a CDS encoding FlhC family transcriptional regulator codes for MKLTIAPEDYQLAIDMIKLGFRKNVILSEIPAISPRMYGCLRNDSGIDNEDNDFTLGRLRKISTILANQHDKRSATDFLHVYLMTAQDPENRLQIEELVGAYKAYRHLFNVHCGFFDDPLKKHIIDPNLAWQIATNYRNGIIGLTGCFECRQKYIYLTHESEDSCNMKCPYCSESKENEFINNKGE; via the coding sequence ATGAAATTAACTATTGCGCCAGAAGATTATCAATTAGCAATTGATATGATAAAACTTGGATTTAGAAAGAATGTAATATTGTCTGAGATTCCAGCAATATCTCCACGTATGTATGGATGTTTACGAAATGATTCAGGAATTGATAATGAGGATAATGATTTTACGTTAGGACGACTAAGAAAAATTAGCACTATATTAGCTAATCAACATGATAAACGATCTGCTACTGATTTTTTACATGTATATTTAATGACTGCACAAGATCCAGAAAATAGATTGCAAATAGAAGAATTGGTTGGTGCTTATAAAGCATACCGCCATTTATTTAATGTTCATTGTGGCTTCTTTGATGATCCATTAAAGAAACACATAATTGATCCGAACTTGGCATGGCAAATCGCAACCAATTACCGAAATGGAATAATTGGTTTAACTGGCTGTTTTGAGTGTCGGCAGAAATATATCTATCTTACACACGAATCAGAGGATTCCTGCAATATGAAATGTCCATATTGCTCTGAATCTAAAGAAAATGAATTTATTAATAATAAGGGTGAATAA
- a CDS encoding transglycosylase SLT domain-containing protein produces MKRFLLFLSIFNAAICEAAVVDLTNTSWEKHAKQCNLDPLLLYAIALKESSHRTGDKSFVAPHRYALNNPIMGSYYPVNRDDAVRKVREYVSVSALTDIGITQINWRWNGSNYVSDPAELLDVDKNIEVSAKVLCRAIELSPNDIAQAIGNYHTPNPALKNKAKEYGESVLLIWKRLKENEQ; encoded by the coding sequence ATGAAACGCTTTCTTCTGTTTTTAAGCATTTTTAATGCTGCGATTTGCGAGGCTGCTGTTGTAGATTTAACTAATACCTCGTGGGAAAAGCACGCTAAACAATGTAACCTCGATCCGCTTTTACTCTATGCTATTGCTCTTAAAGAGAGCTCCCATAGAACAGGCGATAAATCTTTTGTTGCACCCCATCGCTATGCTTTAAATAACCCAATTATGGGCTCTTATTATCCGGTGAACCGAGATGATGCTGTCCGAAAAGTGCGGGAATATGTAAGCGTTTCAGCATTGACTGATATCGGTATTACACAAATTAATTGGCGTTGGAACGGTAGTAATTATGTTTCTGACCCTGCTGAGTTATTAGATGTAGATAAGAACATTGAGGTATCAGCGAAGGTCTTGTGTCGAGCGATTGAACTATCTCCAAATGATATAGCGCAAGCCATCGGTAATTATCACACACCAAATCCAGCGTTAAAGAACAAAGCTAAAGAATATGGTGAATCAGTTCTGCTCATATGGAAAAGATTGAAAGAAAATGAACAATAA
- a CDS encoding DUF4942 domain-containing protein, whose protein sequence is MNLNTNTNIIESIEIDRVIAIREHAISLYKESLSKAAEAIEIIKTIPNTNNHFPHQCIEDDLIDLQYPRNTNDDDDNRTRFEIWLDRKIWQMFIDKSGIKTIMSNKQIEKLHYDLYDMKSPIFNYENALSTFTSLSANKADSFKNGLMDALQSVSWDYKSNNPRYLGKKIIMDDAVSVGKYSTRFNKTDTVNDLVRIFCILQKKPIHEFQNSVGLYISDNVRTNNQNFETEFFIVKWYKKGTMHLLFKSESLINNTNDLIAKLFPSALPPL, encoded by the coding sequence ATGAACCTTAATACCAATACTAATATCATCGAATCAATTGAGATAGACAGAGTAATTGCGATCCGAGAACATGCTATTAGCCTATATAAAGAATCACTCTCTAAAGCAGCAGAGGCAATCGAAATAATAAAAACAATCCCCAATACCAATAATCATTTTCCTCACCAATGCATAGAGGACGACTTAATTGATTTGCAATACCCTAGAAATACTAATGATGATGATGATAACAGAACACGGTTTGAAATTTGGTTAGACAGAAAGATATGGCAAATGTTTATTGATAAATCTGGTATCAAAACAATCATGAGCAATAAACAAATAGAAAAGTTACATTACGACCTTTACGATATGAAATCGCCTATATTTAACTATGAGAATGCATTAAGCACTTTTACAAGTTTAAGCGCTAACAAAGCTGATTCATTTAAGAATGGATTGATGGATGCGTTGCAATCTGTTTCATGGGATTACAAGAGTAATAATCCTCGCTATCTTGGAAAAAAAATAATAATGGATGATGCGGTTTCAGTTGGTAAGTATTCAACTAGATTTAATAAGACTGACACCGTTAACGATCTAGTTAGAATATTTTGCATCTTACAAAAAAAACCAATTCACGAATTTCAAAATAGCGTTGGGCTATATATATCAGATAATGTACGAACTAATAATCAGAATTTTGAAACTGAATTTTTCATTGTTAAGTGGTACAAAAAAGGCACAATGCATCTATTATTTAAAAGTGAAAGTTTGATAAACAATACTAATGATTTGATCGCAAAACTTTTCCCCTCAGCATTGCCGCCTTTGTGA
- the parM gene encoding plasmid segregation protein ParM domain-containing protein — MRIYIDDGSTNIKMLWEQDQEGEVVKISPNSFKRGWGTAFGTGKPFNYTVDNEKYSFDIIDPDNLPTNNVAWQYSPLNAVAVQHALQISGLPPQEVEIVVTLPLAEFYDQDAQYRMDNIQRKKDNLMREVQVSRNDPFKIIKVTVRPESIPAGISLCDSLKPHHSVLIIDIGGTTTDISLVSGQMTSVSRIYGDPTLGVSLVTNEVKRALANASTETSSYNADQLIINRQDESYWLDNINCVDDIPMVKDAMNSSIERLNTRVLDAVSTFKGYTHAMVIGGGAELSADAIRTQITIQPDRFYVAKEPQFALVRGLKLLG, encoded by the coding sequence ATGCGTATTTATATAGATGATGGTTCTACTAACATAAAAATGCTGTGGGAACAGGATCAGGAGGGTGAAGTTGTTAAAATTAGCCCTAATAGCTTCAAACGCGGTTGGGGTACGGCTTTTGGTACTGGCAAACCATTCAACTATACCGTTGATAACGAGAAGTATTCATTTGATATTATTGATCCAGACAATTTGCCGACTAACAACGTAGCTTGGCAGTATAGTCCTCTTAACGCCGTTGCTGTGCAACATGCACTTCAGATTAGCGGTTTACCTCCCCAAGAGGTTGAAATCGTCGTCACTCTCCCATTGGCTGAATTTTACGACCAAGACGCGCAATATCGAATGGATAACATCCAACGCAAAAAAGATAACTTAATGCGCGAAGTTCAAGTAAGCCGAAATGATCCTTTCAAAATCATAAAAGTTACCGTTCGTCCTGAGTCAATCCCTGCTGGTATATCTCTGTGTGATAGTTTGAAACCGCATCATTCGGTACTGATTATTGATATTGGTGGCACTACTACTGATATCTCATTGGTTTCAGGTCAAATGACATCTGTATCTCGCATCTATGGTGATCCTACTCTTGGCGTATCGTTGGTGACTAACGAAGTCAAAAGAGCGCTGGCTAACGCTTCAACTGAAACGTCCAGCTATAATGCTGATCAACTAATCATTAACCGGCAGGATGAAAGTTATTGGTTAGATAACATCAACTGTGTTGATGATATTCCGATGGTAAAAGATGCCATGAACAGCAGCATTGAACGACTCAATACTCGTGTGCTAGATGCGGTTAGTACCTTTAAAGGATACACACATGCAATGGTAATTGGTGGCGGAGCTGAACTCTCGGCTGATGCAATCAGAACGCAAATAACTATCCAGCCAGATCGTTTCTACGTGGCTAAGGAACCTCAGTTTGCTTTGGTTCGGGGTCTGAAATTATTAGGATAA
- a CDS encoding plasmid partitioning/stability family protein encodes MKQERKKIILYLRPELSDADKFATKKIEESPVQTEAVRTALLAGIALGEIDDRLPSLLASILSDRTKADTFKVMLDSFLTVDGDGTHAHNKVNSSQAVRGLSTDKAKMEKEPPSQAAQNLKGSLPE; translated from the coding sequence ATGAAACAAGAGCGTAAAAAGATAATTCTGTATCTTCGTCCTGAACTCAGCGATGCGGATAAATTCGCAACTAAAAAGATAGAAGAATCGCCGGTTCAAACTGAAGCTGTACGAACTGCTTTACTGGCAGGGATCGCATTAGGGGAAATTGATGATAGATTGCCCTCCTTGTTGGCTTCAATCCTATCAGACAGGACAAAGGCTGATACCTTCAAAGTAATGTTAGATTCTTTTCTAACTGTTGATGGTGACGGCACTCATGCACACAATAAAGTAAATTCGAGTCAGGCAGTACGGGGGTTATCGACTGATAAAGCAAAAATGGAGAAGGAGCCCCCAAGTCAGGCAGCACAGAATTTGAAAGGTTCATTACCGGAATGA